The following coding sequences are from one uncultured Methanobrevibacter sp. window:
- a CDS encoding thiolase domain-containing protein encodes MRDVAIIGASQTKFGELWDSSFRELISQAGLGAMEDANVSGADLEAMFVGNMSAGLFVGQEHIAALISDSMGMNPIPCTRVEAACASGGLALRQGIMAVASGYHDVVVSAGVEKMTDVVDATPAIATASDQEWEAQQGATFPSLYAMIAQRHMYEYGTTREQLAMMSVVNHKNASNNPNAQFPFEISVDKVLASSPVADPLTLLDCSPVSDGAAAIVICAAERAKEFTDTPIYVRASAQSSGTIALHSRKDITTLDATIAASRKAYDMAGVTVKDIDATEVHDCFSINGLLAIEDLGFAKKGEGGKVLEEGQTNIDGDCPINPSGGLKARGHPLGATGIAQAAEIVWQLRGEAGKRQVDGAEIGMTHNVGGTGGTCAVHIFGRDLN; translated from the coding sequence ATGAGAGATGTTGCAATTATCGGAGCTTCCCAAACAAAATTCGGTGAATTATGGGACAGTTCATTTAGAGAATTAATTTCACAAGCTGGTCTTGGAGCTATGGAAGATGCTAATGTTAGCGGTGCAGATTTGGAGGCAATGTTTGTCGGAAACATGTCTGCAGGTCTTTTCGTAGGTCAAGAACATATAGCAGCACTTATTTCTGATAGTATGGGTATGAACCCAATTCCATGTACAAGAGTTGAAGCTGCTTGTGCATCAGGAGGACTTGCACTTAGACAAGGTATTATGGCTGTCGCTTCAGGTTACCATGATGTTGTGGTATCTGCAGGTGTAGAAAAGATGACTGATGTTGTTGATGCAACTCCTGCTATTGCTACCGCTTCTGACCAAGAATGGGAAGCACAGCAAGGAGCTACTTTCCCATCATTATATGCTATGATTGCTCAAAGGCATATGTATGAATATGGAACCACTAGAGAGCAATTGGCTATGATGTCTGTAGTAAACCATAAGAATGCTTCAAACAACCCTAATGCTCAATTCCCATTTGAAATTAGTGTTGATAAAGTATTGGCATCCTCTCCTGTTGCAGACCCATTAACTTTACTTGACTGTTCACCTGTTTCTGATGGTGCAGCAGCTATTGTTATTTGTGCAGCAGAAAGAGCTAAGGAGTTCACTGATACTCCTATTTATGTAAGAGCATCTGCACAGTCTTCTGGAACCATTGCATTGCACAGCAGAAAAGACATTACAACTTTAGATGCAACCATTGCAGCTTCCAGAAAAGCTTATGATATGGCTGGAGTGACTGTAAAGGATATCGATGCTACTGAAGTTCACGATTGTTTCTCAATCAACGGATTGCTTGCAATTGAAGACCTCGGATTTGCTAAGAAAGGTGAAGGTGGAAAAGTTCTTGAGGAAGGACAAACCAATATCGATGGTGATTGTCCAATTAACCCATCTGGTGGTTTAAAAGCAAGAGGACACCCTCTTGGTGCTACTGGTATCGCTCAAGCTGCTGAAATCGTATGGCAATTAAGAGGAGAAGCAGGCAAACGTCAAGTGGATGGTGCTGAAATCGGTATGACCCATAATGTTGGTGGTACTGGTGGTACTTGTGCTGTTCACATCTTTGGTAGAGATCTTAACTAG